DNA from Pseudophryne corroboree isolate aPseCor3 chromosome 7, aPseCor3.hap2, whole genome shotgun sequence:
AGCGCAGTCCGCCAGCCACCAGAGGAGGGTAGTGATGGCCTTGAGCAGCCAGGAACATAACGAATGAGCATGAAGATCATGAATTATCCTTTGCAACAGATGCTTACTCCTCAAAGAGGTCCGTAGCGGCCATGCATCAGGGGCAGCAGTGACCAAACCGCCCTCCCAATGGTGGCCCCGCACACACAAAGcattacatcagacatatacatatggagccctgctcatctatccctttaataggattaactgagccaggactgtcggacttaatcccctgctgtattgttctctctgtattgtattgtagctgagaacaatagatgaaaggcttatgctaataagacttggtgcaccatggtgcaccagagaaggctagatgatcaaggctccatctgtatgctctGAATAAATCCTACTGTAGGAAACTTTACAATTGGGAAAAATCCAGTAACCAGAACAATATTGAGAATTTGGTATAATACAATATCCTGGCtggtacattatatattacagtgTTAGTAGCTTTTTTGAAATCTAATTTCCCATTTTGTGATACAATGTTCCTTTTACAGCATCATGGCTCTTACAAAATAAGACTGTACGAGAGAGAGGACTTCCGTGGCCAAATGAAGGAGTATGTAGGCGACTGCTCTAACATCCATGAAAGCTTCGGGGTACATGATGtgttgtcctgcaatgttctggaaGGATACTGGATCCTCTTTGAGCAGCCTGGCTTCCGGGGAAACCAATACTTCCTGAGGCCCGATGAGTACCGGAGATACAGTAACTGGGGAGCCTCAAATTCCAGAGTTGGATCTTTGAAAAGAATAATGGATTTCTATTGAGTAGAACATACTCTGACCTGTGTTTCCTCACAATAGAGATAAAAACAATTGTCTTTTAATTATTATTTACTTGCAATAAATGGAATTCATGTAAATCCCCAGCGCTTCTGTTTTTATTACTTTCTAAGAGTTTCTAGGGGTTAGGGATGGTATCCCGGCTGTTGAAAATGCCGACCGGGGTGGGGCGATTATCTTACGCCTCCCCTGTCCCTTTCTCTAACCCTAACCTGTTTGGGTGGCAGATAGGGCTCACCAGGTGTGGTGGGTATGGCTTCTcctccctatagtgcctaaccctaaccctcccctaaccctaacattgaccccaatacttaccttcgggatatcGGTGGTAGGTGCTCTCTAGTCATGTTGCAAACCTTTAAGAAACTGTAACTGCCACTGTGGTACTCTCATACATACATGTTGGGAGTTATATTGTATCTATATgaattatataatttttatataatgTGTTTTATTTCTATGTTACATAGTATGTGTATAACATGCTGGAAGGATAATATTCCCAGGGGTCAACTTATCCGCATACGCCGTAATTGTACATGAATTGAGACACAGTTAGAATACAAGCTACTACCTTATTGGAATCATTTCATGAACAGGGATATCCACCAGATTTACTGTCAAAAGCATATAAGGAAGTTGAGCAGATGGATAGAAGTGTATTATTAAAACCTAGAGCAGCACTACAAAAAGCGAaagaaattaaatatgaaaaaagtaTGTGTTTTTCTACTCAGTATAACAACTGTGCCAATCAAATTAAACATATAATAAAGAAAAATTCTTCACTACTATTGTTAGATGAATTACTTCATGATAATATTAATCCCATAGGGCCTACATTGTTTCAAAAGGCGGAAAATTTGAGATCTAAACTTGTACCTAGTCACTTCTATAAAAAACTTGAAGTGACATCAGCAAAGTCATGGCTTCCAAAAAGACCTGTGGGGTTCCACAAATGTGGAAAAACGAATTGTTTATCTTGTAAATCCATGCCAAGGAAAAGAATAGAAGTCCAATCAACAAGAACAAATGAGGTATTTAAAATTAAGGACTTTCTAAATTGCATGTCGACATTTGTGATTTATGTAATCACTTGCCAATGTGGCAAACATTATGTCGGCCGCACTACTCGAACCCTTCATATAAGATACATGGAACATAGAAGAAATGTCATAAAAAAAGCAAAACACCCATTGTCAAGTCATATAGTGAATTGCCAGGATGCAGACTTCAATGATATTAAAATGTTAGCTGTTAAGCAGATTAAAGCAACTAAACGAGGTGGGGATAGATACAGTATGCTTTGCAGACGTGAGGCAAACTGGATTTTTAGGATGGATTCTCTAGTGCCGGGGGGATTAAATTACACCGTGGAACTGAATGGAGTATAGGATAAAAATTATGGATTGAATGATGAATAGAACTAATCTCACAAGGTATTTTATCGTGCTTTGTGTCGGATCCTTTTTTACATATTGGGAATTGTTAGTGTAAATTAAGGggcagtatagaggataatacattTTTTTGATCTTATTAGAACAATAACGGAGGATTTGGGGTATATTCCCCCTTCTTTTCTCTATATATATTCTTTTCTCTATATATATtcttttctctatatatatatatttttgttttttacacTCTGTTGCTGTCTGTATATGATACATATTGATATCAATTGATCCATATGTTTAGGAACAGTGAAATATGGTAATATATATGTGTGGTGATCGACTGATAAAAGTTTGAGAcactatatatattctttatatgcacatatgtgtttatatatttctATAACTATATTTATTAGGCTAGATGTGTTTAACGATTGTGTAGGTAGATGCGTGTGCAGCACTGAATGAGTATTTGTTTTATGTGatatgtatatttttatgtatacaTAGATATATGTTTTTTAATGTGGCAAAATGTTATTAAGTATACAATACTAAGATTACTAGGTGATATCATCCAGAGAGCTTACCATAGAGTTAATATACAGCTGGATAAATAATTATATGGAACGCATAGAGTCCTAATACGTGAATGCACACACAAAATCAAAGTGAGGTATGGACCGCAATGTATACGCATGCGCAAATTGGGTGGCGCTTGATTTAAAACTCCCTGCAATTGCAGTGCATGtatggacactgaggaagccgctgagatgTATATCTAAGCGGGGAAATGCGTTTGTCGGATGTACTGCTAAGGAGATTTTCAAGAGacatctttaccctattactggccAGCCAGAGACACCTGTACTTGCGGATAATATCTGAGATTATACCTGCTATCCACCAAacagtggactccggataaggctgtattTGGAAGCGACAGCTGAGAGAGGTATCAATTTGATGCGTGCAAAGCTAAACACTCGTGCGCAGATAATTATCCTTACTAAAAGCCATAACCACGATATATTATAAGTATAGTTCACACTGGTTGAAAACTTAATGGTGTGAGGAATTTAATCTGGGAAGTATATCTAACTGGCTGCATGCTAAAGAACTGTAACCTGTGAGATTAATCCAGGTGTGCTAAGTGACCGGACAATTGTCTATTATAACAACTGAGGAAACATACTTATCAGCCGGACTTATGCATTGAATGGGAACATTCAAGCGTTCACGATATAAGAAAGTAATATTCAGCTTTAATAttcagctgtatacatatataagtaagCAGTGAGGAATAGTCTTCTCTGGTTCGGTATATAAAGCAGGATTTATCCTGCAAGATATATAGCTTAATTGTCATATACTGTAATTGTTTTATATGGTATGGGTGTGTAAGATGTATTTTAATATATGATATTAAATAAATGAGTTTGTAGcgtaaaagtgccagcgctgttctttttTGTGTAATTCTTCCTTATATTGTATCTATATGAATTATATCATTTTTATATAATGTGTTTTATTTCTATGTTACATAGTATGTGTATAACATTGAAAACCTTAATGCGATATCCATGCATAATATTCATTCGGTGATGGAGACTCAGCTCAATCAACAAAAATACTGTAAATGTCTAAAGGCTCAGGTTTGATAATAACACAAACATCACAGCATAGGTCATCAGCGATAACTGTCAATTAAACGTTACTGCTATTTGGATATTTGACTACCGTTgtgaaacaatattacattgattaCTTCCACACTTTATACCATAACTAAGATTAAGGTCTGATCATAGCTCCCAATATTGGTAAATTTGGGATCGGGACAACGGGTTGTGACTATGTGATAATGGCAATTGCTGCCTGTTGGGTGGGCTTAGCAAAAATACATCATTTTATTGTTACATATGTTGAAACTAACGCCCTGATTCTCTAAGTCAGGACAAAAATGCTGACCGCAGTGTGGCAGGACAGTTCATTTAAATTGGGACTGTCACACCAAAGTCAAAGCAGTTGGGTCTCATTGTGAATTATGCAATTAGATAATAGTAGATAATATGAtatcctattacaggttgagtatcccatatccaaaacgcttgggaccggaagtattttggatattggatatttccgtattttggcgtaattgcataccataaagagatatcatggtgatgggacctaaatctaagcacagaatacatttatgttccatatacagcttatacacacagcctgaaggtcatttaatacatttttttaaaatatttttgtgtattaaaaaaagtttgtgtacattgagccatcagaaaacaaaggtttcactatctcagtctaacTCAAAAAAttgcgtatttcggaatattccgtatttcggaatatttggatatgggatactcaacctgtatacaccaaATGCCATATAAACTTTCTTGTGGTTACAATTTCCTTTTCTTACATAACAATAAATGACAAATAAAAACTAGCACCCAATGCATTACCCCTTCTATTTATCTGGGAGACCACCAATCCtaacacgggaggggggggggggattgtcactCATCAATTTTAGTTAACTATACAATTTGGGTTCCGAATTAAAGTGTTGAAGATAGTAGTGATGGGCGTCAGGATTGTGAGGTTCCGTTATATTTATTTATGCAATGAGTGTGCAAGGTTTGAACATCTTTAGACGCTCAACTACTGCCTGGCACATCTTCAGACGCTGCTATCGGTGGCACCATTGAAACTTACACCAGCCTGATGCTAGGTGCAAATTCTCAATCAGCTGCCTGGCAATTAGCGGTGgcgggaagcagctgtgcaattttGTGCAATTAAAATGCAATGCAGCAGTTTATCTGTATGAGATAAGACGTTTCCTGTTTGCCTCTGAGAGTCCAGGTGCTGCCTCTGTGGACACAGTCTCAGATCACCATCATCACCACTGCGACCATCGGTTGCGATTCACAATGTTCTTAGGCACCGGTCAGCCTGCGCAAGCTGAAGCTTACCCAGGTTGGCTGTAGGACCCGAACATTCAGGTCCAGTAAGTCTGCATCCGATAGCACAGACCTTGGGGGGACATGCCTCTGTTTTGTAGAACGGTGCCAGGTCCCGCTCCCGCTTGGCGTCAGTCATGCTGCGGCTGACAGGGAGCTGCGAGCAG
Protein-coding regions in this window:
- the LOC134943275 gene encoding gamma-crystallin 1-like encodes the protein MGKIIFYEDRNFQGKSYESSGDSADLHSFLPRCNSIRVLTGCWVIYERSNYMGHQYYLKKGEYPDYQSWLGLNDSIRSCHSIPQHHGSYKIRLYEREDFRGQMKEYVGDCSNIHESFGVHDVLSCNVLEGYWILFEQPGFRGNQYFLRPDEYRRYSNWGASNSRVGSLKRIMDFY